A section of the Streptomyces sp. NBC_00178 genome encodes:
- a CDS encoding glycosyltransferase: MNIEILVHTLATDSIGARAAARLAQTLAARHRVAVVTARGAAAAHPALQLPGSVGVVALAPSVAAGDRDDENTSQLVIAGDPEFRRYNRADDARLQKHLAASGADIVIALSSALGAVLAQCRVPHARRVARQPAPVERLPESVRDRWAELYAELDAVVPLTRTDAAAPEYRTLAAAGVEVRHIAEPVLLAESPDKPMTGVVISAGRLVSHRRVDLALHAFARSQAAQPGWQLRVFGTGPLRREARELVTALGLHDDVLLFDREAGEEDFYDADIALVTSERLDSARPVWEALAQATPVVATDVPCGAPEVLAGGHGGLLVPAGDVDATAHALKRYMADEGLRTAHRAQALATARTAGTEQVGDAYEDLFAAVGAGARGRWGQRRRTSGAAPAETRPRATADCRVLPNGAWEVTVHGVSGVRAVRVKEQGKGRTAVVDVAVGSDGSRARVDARALAVLGEGRADLYAVDTKGKESRLRYGRCTLGGARDVGHLGDLDHFHWALPYATEGGYLRLRVWSRPSHAELVTVDYGDTGLWLTGWLHGRWQGGGEPALLLRRRQEPSRTLAAGRARFEDGWFGAELHMDEAMRARLLTRENWDVLLTDGSSEPVRVARIADDQVVRRDVQRFPELVREEPADLFGPDVDRAVVGLRPYFTADNELSLVVTEHH, from the coding sequence ATGAACATCGAGATCCTGGTCCACACCCTGGCCACCGATTCCATCGGCGCACGCGCGGCCGCCCGTCTCGCCCAGACGCTCGCCGCCCGGCACCGGGTCGCCGTCGTCACCGCGCGGGGCGCCGCCGCCGCGCACCCGGCGCTGCAACTGCCCGGAAGCGTCGGGGTCGTGGCTCTGGCACCCTCGGTCGCGGCCGGCGACCGCGACGACGAGAACACCTCGCAGCTCGTCATCGCGGGCGACCCCGAATTCCGGCGCTACAACCGCGCCGACGACGCGCGGCTCCAGAAGCACCTGGCCGCGAGCGGCGCCGACATCGTCATCGCCCTGAGTTCCGCGCTCGGCGCGGTCCTCGCCCAGTGCCGGGTGCCCCACGCCCGGCGCGTCGCCCGCCAGCCGGCGCCCGTCGAGCGGCTGCCGGAGTCGGTGCGCGACCGCTGGGCGGAGCTCTACGCCGAACTGGACGCGGTCGTCCCGCTCACCCGGACCGACGCCGCCGCTCCCGAGTACCGGACCCTCGCCGCCGCCGGCGTCGAGGTGCGCCACATCGCCGAACCGGTCCTGCTCGCCGAGAGCCCGGACAAGCCGATGACGGGGGTCGTGATCAGCGCGGGACGGCTGGTCTCCCACCGGCGCGTCGACCTGGCGCTGCACGCCTTCGCCCGGAGCCAGGCGGCCCAGCCGGGCTGGCAGCTACGGGTGTTCGGCACCGGCCCGCTGCGCCGTGAGGCACGTGAACTCGTGACCGCGCTCGGGCTCCACGACGACGTGCTGCTGTTCGACCGGGAGGCCGGCGAGGAGGACTTCTACGACGCCGACATCGCCCTGGTGACCTCGGAGCGCCTGGACAGCGCGCGCCCCGTGTGGGAGGCGCTCGCCCAGGCCACGCCCGTGGTAGCCACGGACGTGCCGTGCGGAGCTCCCGAGGTGCTGGCCGGGGGCCACGGCGGGCTGCTGGTCCCTGCCGGCGACGTGGACGCGACAGCCCACGCCCTGAAGCGCTACATGGCGGACGAGGGCCTGCGCACCGCGCACCGCGCGCAGGCCCTGGCCACCGCGCGGACCGCGGGGACGGAGCAGGTCGGCGACGCCTACGAGGACCTGTTCGCCGCGGTCGGGGCCGGGGCACGCGGCCGGTGGGGCCAGCGGCGGCGTACCTCCGGGGCCGCACCCGCCGAGACGCGCCCCCGCGCGACCGCCGACTGCCGCGTGCTGCCGAACGGAGCCTGGGAGGTGACCGTGCACGGCGTCTCCGGGGTCCGCGCCGTACGCGTCAAGGAGCAGGGGAAGGGCCGGACCGCAGTGGTCGACGTCGCCGTCGGGAGCGACGGCTCCCGGGCCCGCGTCGACGCCCGCGCCCTCGCCGTGCTGGGCGAGGGCCGCGCCGACCTCTACGCCGTGGACACCAAGGGCAAGGAGAGCCGCCTGCGCTACGGGCGGTGCACACTGGGCGGCGCACGCGACGTCGGACACCTCGGCGACCTGGACCACTTCCACTGGGCGCTGCCGTACGCGACCGAGGGCGGCTACCTGCGCCTGCGTGTCTGGTCCCGGCCGAGCCACGCCGAACTGGTCACCGTCGACTACGGCGACACCGGCCTCTGGCTGACCGGCTGGCTCCACGGGCGGTGGCAGGGCGGCGGCGAGCCGGCCCTGCTGCTGCGCCGCCGCCAGGAACCCTCGCGCACCCTGGCAGCCGGCCGGGCGCGGTTCGAGGACGGCTGGTTCGGAGCGGAGCTGCACATGGACGAGGCCATGCGAGCCCGGCTGCTCACGCGGGAGAACTGGGACGTGCTGCTCACCGACGGCAGCAGCGAACCGGTCCGGGTGGCGCGCATCGCCGACGACCAGGTGGTCCGGCGCGATGTGCAGCGCTTCCCCGAGCTGGTGCGGGAGGAACCCGCGGACCTGTTCGGACCGGACGTCGACCGTGCCGTGGTCGGCCTGCGGCCCTACTTCACCGCGGACAACGAACTCTCGCTCGTGGTGACCGAGCACCACTGA
- a CDS encoding glycosyltransferase, whose translation MRISFLLHSIDNFGGVPRASSSLASALAVHHEVEIVSVFRTADLPSFAPSADVTVRYLADRRGGATGAKGGRPSRIMPREDGWADQYTQEVDDLILAHLDRCAADVVIVARPAFAAYLIAHGRHGYGRVVIDHEGSMVPSQELRERTLELYREMDGVVCLTRADAGNYGRQLGDRAPALAAIGNIVPPPARHAPVHGLPLIAAAGQLVPRKGFDTLINAFALVAPHHPQWRLRVFGRGPEHARLQDLVHAHGLSDAVRFMGALPDLTAEWDKAAFAVSAARRESFGLTMVEAMHHGLPVLAADAPFGPGEIVVPGSNGILVPVGDEEAMAQAMRYLIEHPAEREKLSQGAYASAPLYSAERIAFRYDAFLREVAASVPREAAPGATPAVLSGVPADVLVLGDGSIEVRALLQPGTEPPVLCVTPRKGDEPLARLAALGTTADEAAGAVRAVYAVPAEPPVLAEGRYDLDLELPDGGRRPITVESVHTGGLLVRRVPAEGPAYWPLPYRTADGHLSVFVRHRVQHAEVHSVLVGQDGWLVRGSLIAPPGAGLDGLRLAAVPRRGGSASTVAGQVSTGPGGTFEAHLPFTGVVAASSGAHDDWDLWLEGEPGRPRIRLARFFDDILERKRIDVYPTQRWHHPTQGPARGRVFFTPGNELSFTVSPDKG comes from the coding sequence GTGCGGATCTCCTTCCTGCTCCACAGCATCGACAACTTCGGCGGGGTGCCGCGGGCGTCCAGCAGCCTCGCGTCCGCGCTGGCGGTGCACCACGAGGTGGAGATCGTCTCCGTCTTCCGGACGGCGGACCTGCCGTCCTTCGCGCCGTCCGCCGACGTCACCGTGCGGTACCTGGCCGACCGGCGCGGGGGAGCGACGGGGGCCAAGGGCGGCAGACCGTCACGGATCATGCCGCGGGAGGACGGCTGGGCGGACCAGTACACCCAGGAGGTCGACGACCTGATCCTCGCCCACCTCGACCGCTGCGCCGCCGATGTCGTGATCGTCGCCCGGCCGGCGTTCGCCGCCTATCTCATCGCGCACGGACGGCACGGCTACGGGCGCGTGGTCATCGACCACGAGGGTTCGATGGTCCCCTCGCAGGAACTTCGCGAGCGCACTCTGGAGCTGTACCGCGAGATGGACGGCGTCGTCTGCCTCACCCGGGCCGACGCCGGCAACTACGGGCGGCAGCTCGGCGACCGGGCACCCGCGCTCGCAGCCATAGGCAACATCGTGCCGCCGCCGGCCCGCCACGCGCCCGTCCACGGCCTGCCGCTGATCGCCGCCGCGGGACAGCTCGTGCCGCGCAAGGGCTTCGACACGCTGATCAACGCGTTCGCCCTGGTCGCGCCCCACCACCCGCAGTGGCGGCTGCGCGTCTTCGGCCGCGGACCCGAGCACGCACGGCTGCAGGACCTCGTCCACGCGCACGGCCTCAGCGACGCGGTGCGTTTCATGGGGGCGCTGCCCGACCTCACGGCGGAGTGGGACAAGGCCGCGTTCGCGGTGAGCGCGGCCCGCCGCGAGTCCTTCGGCCTGACCATGGTCGAGGCCATGCACCACGGGCTTCCGGTGCTGGCCGCCGACGCCCCCTTCGGACCCGGTGAGATCGTCGTCCCGGGCAGCAACGGCATCCTGGTCCCGGTCGGTGACGAGGAGGCCATGGCCCAGGCGATGCGCTACCTCATCGAGCATCCGGCCGAGCGGGAGAAACTGTCCCAGGGCGCCTACGCCTCGGCCCCGCTCTACAGCGCGGAGCGCATCGCCTTCCGCTACGACGCGTTCCTGCGGGAGGTGGCGGCCTCGGTACCGAGGGAGGCCGCCCCCGGGGCCACGCCCGCCGTCCTGTCCGGTGTCCCGGCGGACGTGCTGGTGCTCGGCGACGGATCCATCGAGGTCAGGGCCCTCCTGCAGCCCGGCACGGAGCCCCCCGTGCTGTGCGTCACGCCCCGGAAGGGCGATGAGCCGCTGGCCAGGCTGGCCGCCCTCGGCACGACGGCCGACGAGGCGGCGGGCGCGGTGCGAGCGGTGTACGCGGTCCCCGCCGAACCCCCGGTCCTCGCCGAGGGCCGCTACGACCTGGACCTGGAACTGCCGGACGGCGGGCGCCGGCCGATCACCGTGGAGAGCGTCCACACCGGTGGTCTGCTGGTCCGCCGCGTCCCGGCGGAGGGCCCCGCCTACTGGCCGCTGCCCTATCGCACCGCGGACGGCCACCTGTCGGTCTTCGTACGGCACCGCGTGCAGCACGCCGAGGTGCACTCGGTGCTGGTGGGGCAGGACGGCTGGCTGGTGCGCGGCAGTCTGATCGCCCCGCCGGGCGCCGGCCTCGACGGGCTGCGCCTGGCCGCCGTACCCCGCAGAGGCGGCAGCGCGTCCACGGTGGCGGGCCAGGTCTCCACGGGCCCCGGCGGCACCTTCGAGGCGCACCTGCCCTTCACCGGAGTGGTCGCCGCCTCGTCCGGCGCACACGACGACTGGGACCTGTGGCTGGAGGGAGAGCCCGGCCGGCCACGTATCCGGCTGGCGCGCTTCTTCGACGACATCCTGGAACGCAAGCGGATCGACGTGTATCCCACACAGCGCTGGCACCACCCGACGCAGGGCCCGGCACGCGGACGGGTCTTCTTCACGCCCGGCAACGAACTGTCCTTCACCGTCAGCCCCGACAAGGGCTGA
- a CDS encoding NTP pyrophosphohydrolase codes for MTNERVLVVVDAANVVGSVPDQWWRDRRGAAERLRDSLVPYALDGLPGVPGPAELVLVVEGAARGVASVPGVRVEAAGGSGDDLIAGLVAAWADDPAGPHDCVVVTADRGLRQRVEAYGARCTGPRTVRPLPPSRPD; via the coding sequence GTGACGAACGAACGGGTTCTGGTGGTCGTCGACGCCGCCAACGTGGTGGGGTCCGTCCCGGACCAGTGGTGGCGGGACCGGCGCGGGGCCGCCGAGCGGCTGCGGGACTCTCTGGTCCCGTACGCCCTCGACGGCCTGCCGGGCGTCCCGGGTCCCGCCGAACTGGTGCTGGTCGTGGAGGGCGCGGCCCGCGGGGTGGCGTCCGTGCCGGGGGTCCGGGTGGAGGCGGCCGGGGGCAGCGGCGACGACCTGATCGCCGGCCTGGTGGCGGCGTGGGCGGACGACCCGGCCGGCCCGCACGACTGCGTCGTGGTCACGGCCGACCGGGGACTGCGGCAGCGGGTCGAGGCGTACGGAGCCAGGTGCACGGGACCGCGCACGGTACGTCCGCTGCCGCCT
- a CDS encoding stealth family protein — MPVGARRGIVRKVPAPLRSAVKSSFTSVDAIRSATVVWAMGGRRNGPRHSAASMRRVVRVKGRHVHALMVEGATAWAAQARNLHILVATLEAGGIEYFCIRGAAKDVPTVAVPAGLRESAEQMLQIAFAQTPGYVGTASASESDMRPGEDDKSWRQLRRHDALRVAWYVTDPTQELVFGADQGCDLEFWTEDEGRLVAPRPNRVVEEVPADAPRHTVPQALFALVPGSYSTGTAQTVAEFTQPLAEDHLFPIDVVYTWVDDSDPRWSAERDAARAGRPGAPPQALHDQAANDARFTSRDELRYSLRSLHQYAPWVRTVYLVTAGQVPAWLDTDAPGIRVVDHREIFSEAGALPTFNSHAIESQLHHIEGLSEHFLYLNDDVFFGRPLGAERFFHTNGLTKFFQSKALIPSGPADTEDLPVNAAGKNSRALIERSFGTRIAQKMKHTPHPLRRSILADIELVYADEHRRTQHSRFRSPEDVPIASSLHHYYGFHTGRTTVGNIRYQYIDLAADQARRRLDNLLAHRNFDTFCLNDTVEHPDPDAQERMVRNFLDAYFPVPSRFERVDQDEYCAVGGAGKAEIRR, encoded by the coding sequence GTGCCGGTGGGCGCGCGCAGGGGCATCGTCCGCAAGGTGCCCGCACCGCTGCGCTCCGCCGTCAAGTCCTCGTTCACCTCCGTCGACGCCATCCGGTCGGCGACCGTCGTCTGGGCGATGGGCGGCCGCCGCAACGGGCCCCGGCACAGCGCGGCCTCGATGCGCCGGGTGGTGCGCGTCAAGGGCCGGCACGTACACGCCCTGATGGTGGAGGGCGCCACCGCCTGGGCGGCCCAGGCCCGCAACCTGCACATCCTCGTCGCCACGCTGGAAGCCGGCGGCATCGAGTACTTCTGCATCCGCGGAGCCGCGAAGGACGTCCCGACGGTCGCGGTGCCCGCCGGACTGCGCGAGTCGGCGGAGCAGATGCTCCAGATCGCCTTCGCCCAGACCCCGGGTTACGTGGGCACCGCGTCCGCGTCCGAATCGGACATGCGACCCGGCGAGGACGACAAGTCCTGGCGCCAACTGCGCAGGCACGACGCACTCCGCGTCGCCTGGTACGTCACCGACCCCACGCAGGAGCTCGTGTTCGGCGCGGATCAGGGCTGCGACCTGGAGTTCTGGACCGAGGACGAGGGCCGGCTGGTCGCCCCCCGGCCCAACCGCGTGGTCGAGGAGGTGCCGGCGGACGCACCACGCCACACCGTGCCGCAGGCCCTGTTCGCCCTGGTCCCCGGCTCCTACAGCACCGGCACCGCACAGACCGTCGCCGAGTTCACCCAGCCCCTGGCGGAGGACCACCTCTTCCCCATCGACGTCGTGTACACCTGGGTCGACGACTCCGACCCCCGGTGGAGCGCCGAACGCGACGCCGCCCGCGCGGGCCGGCCGGGCGCCCCGCCCCAGGCCCTGCACGACCAGGCCGCGAACGACGCGCGCTTCACCAGCCGCGACGAACTGCGCTACTCCCTGCGCTCCCTGCACCAGTACGCGCCCTGGGTCCGCACCGTCTACCTGGTCACCGCAGGGCAGGTGCCCGCCTGGCTGGACACCGACGCCCCCGGCATCCGGGTCGTCGACCACCGCGAGATCTTCTCGGAAGCCGGCGCTCTGCCCACCTTCAACTCGCACGCCATCGAGAGCCAGCTGCACCACATCGAAGGCCTGTCCGAGCACTTCCTCTATCTCAACGACGACGTGTTCTTCGGCCGCCCGCTCGGCGCGGAACGCTTCTTCCACACCAACGGCCTGACCAAGTTCTTCCAGTCCAAGGCGCTCATACCGAGCGGCCCCGCGGACACGGAAGACCTCCCGGTGAACGCGGCCGGCAAGAACAGCCGGGCACTGATCGAGCGGTCCTTCGGGACCCGGATCGCACAGAAGATGAAGCACACCCCGCATCCCCTGCGCCGCAGCATCCTCGCCGACATCGAGCTGGTCTACGCCGACGAGCACCGGCGCACCCAGCACTCCCGCTTCCGGTCACCCGAGGACGTCCCGATCGCCTCGTCCCTGCACCACTACTACGGCTTCCACACCGGCCGTACGACCGTGGGGAACATCCGCTACCAGTACATCGACCTCGCCGCCGACCAGGCCCGGCGGCGCCTCGACAACCTCCTCGCGCACCGCAACTTCGACACCTTCTGCCTGAACGACACCGTCGAGCACCCCGACCCGGACGCGCAGGAGCGCATGGTGAGGAACTTCCTCGACGCGTACTTCCCCGTCCCCAGCCGCTTCGAGCGCGTGGACCAGGACGAGTACTGCGCCGTGGGCGGGGCGGGCAAGGCCGAGATCCGACGGTGA
- a CDS encoding stealth family protein: MFDTTSREAAGETFPGTGSRPEPRPAQLRRSRTERQVVVDMHERVALVHDRLTPLAARELNNLEVRRALEAERIEWFAVPGLDDTASAVGVDARRRPQVLAALRARLSGSKGYLARPKSGTAPGDGAWEASSDKTWERADGLPVVRAFWFRTTEEGHLTHGADTGCDVEFWEPAESVPGQGVDRLVAPRRNRASEQVSLGSEQLVVPGEQMTRLVGRAHGAEAPPLRPTLTRPELAIAFPDEHPFPIDVVYTWVDGDDPAWQRRRAESRGEVFHAEAASLARYVSRDELKYSLRSVRMFMPWVRNIYVVTDRQTPHWWTDGDGRARVVDHREIFDDPSHLPTFNSHAIESRLHHIPGLSRHFVYFNDDMFIGRTLTPSAFFHPNGIAKFFPSPAQVPYGPPEPDEVPTSVAAKNNRRLIQERFGRTLVQKMKHVPYALNRDVLAAIEQDFPEEHRRTSASAVRSVSDLSIASSLHHYYGYYSGRSLPGDLRYGYFALDDPELEHKLQLLLLRRDRDTFCLNDSASDPAEIEHQSQLLHRFLEAFYPVPSPYEKTTA, encoded by the coding sequence GTGTTTGACACCACCAGCCGCGAAGCGGCCGGCGAGACCTTCCCGGGTACCGGCTCCCGCCCGGAGCCCAGGCCCGCGCAGCTGCGCAGGAGCCGCACGGAGCGGCAGGTCGTCGTGGACATGCACGAGCGGGTGGCGCTCGTGCACGACCGGCTCACCCCGCTGGCCGCGCGTGAGCTGAACAACCTGGAGGTCCGCCGCGCCCTGGAGGCCGAGCGGATCGAGTGGTTCGCGGTGCCCGGCCTCGACGACACCGCCTCCGCGGTCGGCGTCGACGCACGACGGCGCCCCCAGGTCCTGGCCGCGCTGCGCGCCCGGCTGTCCGGCAGCAAGGGCTACCTCGCACGCCCGAAGTCCGGGACGGCCCCCGGCGACGGCGCGTGGGAGGCCTCCTCCGACAAGACCTGGGAACGGGCGGACGGCCTGCCCGTCGTGCGTGCCTTCTGGTTCCGCACCACGGAGGAAGGCCACCTGACGCACGGTGCCGACACGGGCTGCGACGTCGAGTTCTGGGAGCCCGCGGAGAGCGTGCCCGGCCAGGGCGTCGACCGCCTCGTCGCCCCCCGGCGCAACCGTGCCAGCGAGCAGGTCTCCCTCGGGAGTGAGCAGCTCGTCGTCCCCGGAGAGCAGATGACCAGGCTCGTGGGCCGGGCCCACGGGGCCGAGGCACCGCCGCTGCGCCCCACGCTGACCCGCCCCGAACTGGCCATCGCCTTCCCCGACGAGCACCCCTTCCCCATCGACGTCGTGTACACCTGGGTGGACGGCGACGACCCCGCCTGGCAGAGGCGCCGCGCGGAGAGCCGCGGTGAGGTCTTCCACGCGGAGGCGGCGAGCCTGGCCCGCTACGTCTCGCGCGACGAGCTGAAGTACAGCCTCCGCTCGGTGCGGATGTTCATGCCGTGGGTGCGGAACATCTACGTCGTCACCGACCGGCAGACCCCGCACTGGTGGACCGACGGGGACGGCAGGGCCCGTGTGGTGGACCACCGGGAGATCTTCGACGACCCCTCCCACCTGCCCACCTTCAACAGCCATGCGATCGAGTCCCGGCTGCACCACATCCCCGGACTGTCGCGCCACTTCGTCTACTTCAACGACGACATGTTCATCGGGCGGACCCTCACGCCCTCCGCGTTCTTCCACCCGAACGGCATCGCCAAGTTCTTCCCGTCGCCCGCCCAGGTCCCCTACGGGCCCCCGGAGCCCGACGAGGTGCCCACCTCGGTGGCCGCGAAGAACAACCGCCGGCTCATCCAGGAGCGGTTCGGCCGCACCCTCGTGCAGAAGATGAAGCACGTGCCGTACGCCCTCAACCGGGACGTCCTCGCCGCCATCGAACAGGACTTCCCCGAGGAGCACAGGCGCACCTCCGCCAGTGCCGTGCGCAGTGTCTCCGACCTGTCCATAGCCTCCTCGCTGCACCACTACTACGGCTACTACTCCGGACGCAGCCTGCCCGGCGACCTCCGGTACGGCTACTTCGCACTGGACGACCCCGAGCTGGAGCACAAGCTGCAACTCCTGCTGCTGCGCCGGGACCGGGACACCTTCTGCCTCAACGACTCGGCGAGCGACCCCGCCGAGATCGAGCACCAGAGCCAGCTGCTCCACCGATTCCTCGAAGCCTTCTACCCGGTGCCGAGCCCGTACGAGAAGACGACCGCCTGA
- a CDS encoding LCP family protein, which translates to MSHDATSQGTQEGRPASHGGGRKRRASPRKRRRGLKITLGVLALLILAGGGTAYWMYQDLDNNIKGVDIDKALGEDRPEKLPTTGQNLLVLGSDSRAGAENQELGGGGAVGGARSDTAMVVHIPEGRTQAVAVSIPRDTLVTRPECTKADGSTMDSAERVMFNSVYSQVGPACVVKTVEKMSGVRIDHYMEINFAGFKDLVDAIGGVTVDVKEPIRDKASGLDLTAGTHKLDGTESLSFVRTRHGIGDGSDLGRIGLQQQFLFALLTEIKSQDLLGSPTTAYKIANSATKSLTTDEGLASLTSLTEFARSMNGVDPSSMETIMLPVAYDKRDPNRVVAAQPQAGDLWKAIRSDGTIPESAKKSPATGG; encoded by the coding sequence ATGAGTCACGACGCCACGTCCCAGGGCACACAGGAAGGCCGTCCGGCGTCCCATGGCGGCGGACGGAAGCGCAGAGCAAGCCCGCGCAAGCGCCGGCGCGGCCTCAAGATCACGCTCGGGGTGCTCGCCCTGCTCATCCTCGCGGGCGGCGGCACGGCGTACTGGATGTACCAGGACCTCGACAACAACATCAAGGGCGTCGACATCGACAAGGCGCTCGGCGAGGACCGGCCCGAGAAGCTGCCCACCACCGGCCAGAACCTCCTCGTCCTCGGCTCCGACTCGCGCGCCGGGGCGGAGAACCAGGAACTGGGCGGGGGCGGCGCCGTCGGCGGAGCCCGCTCCGACACCGCCATGGTGGTGCACATACCCGAGGGCCGGACCCAGGCCGTCGCCGTGTCCATCCCGCGCGACACCCTGGTGACGCGGCCCGAGTGCACCAAGGCCGACGGTTCCACGATGGACTCCGCCGAGCGCGTCATGTTCAACTCCGTGTACTCGCAGGTCGGTCCGGCCTGTGTGGTGAAGACGGTCGAGAAGATGTCCGGCGTCCGCATCGACCACTACATGGAGATCAACTTCGCCGGGTTCAAGGACCTGGTCGACGCCATCGGAGGCGTCACCGTCGACGTGAAGGAGCCGATCCGCGACAAGGCGTCGGGGCTCGACCTGACCGCCGGCACGCACAAGCTCGACGGCACAGAGTCGCTCTCGTTCGTCCGGACCCGGCACGGCATCGGGGACGGCAGCGACCTGGGCCGGATCGGCCTGCAGCAGCAGTTCCTGTTCGCGCTGCTGACCGAGATCAAGTCGCAGGACCTGCTGGGCAGTCCGACGACGGCGTACAAGATCGCCAACTCGGCCACCAAGTCGCTCACCACCGACGAGGGGCTGGCCTCGCTGACGTCCCTCACGGAGTTCGCCCGCTCGATGAACGGTGTCGACCCCTCGTCCATGGAGACGATCATGCTGCCGGTCGCCTACGACAAGCGGGACCCGAACCGCGTCGTGGCGGCGCAGCCGCAGGCCGGTGACCTCTGGAAGGCGATCCGTTCGGACGGCACGATCCCGGAGTCCGCGAAGAAGTCCCCCGCGACCGGCGGCTGA